From one Triticum urartu cultivar G1812 chromosome 3, Tu2.1, whole genome shotgun sequence genomic stretch:
- the LOC125545777 gene encoding uncharacterized protein LOC125545777 yields the protein MSMPVRGSGNLLSVNCDSNRVNAWMGCRIQLSPTSCTWILPGRAVASADKLLYETRSSDGASALPSRCTGYGTAGAHEESECGRGDLCGGGGDECIRCKDLSSRLSRTTRKLLGWTRRVGIGAAASGRMLCPNRANALEKAICGFAKNPGDNLIVSKLGTSFDLRCNLGRESPATADEEEVDIG from the exons ATGTCCATGCCGGTCCGTGGATCGGGAAACTTGCTTTCCGTGAATTGCGACAGCAACCGAGTTAATGCATGGATGGGGTGCAGGATACAATTATCTCCTACCTCATGCACGTGGATCCTTCCAGGGAGAGCGGTGGCCTCGGCGGACAAACTTCTGTACGAAACAAGAAG CTCCGATGGAGCCTCTGCACTACCCAGTCGTTGCACTGGTTATGGAACAGCTGGTGCCCATGAGGAAAGTGAGTGCGGACGGGGAGATCTGTGTGGCGGAGGCGGCGACGAATGCATTCGCTGCAAGGATCTGAGCAGCCGATTAAGCAGGACGACCCGAAAGCTCCTGGGGTGGACGAGAAG AGTGGGGATTGGTGCTGCCGCATCAGGCAGGATGTTGTGTCCTAATCGAGCTAATGCACTCGAGAAGGCGATTTGCGGTTTTGCCAAAAATCCTGGAGACAATTTGATAGTTTCAAAATTGGGTACAAGCTTTGATCTGCGCTGCAATCTTGGCAGGGAATCACCGGCAACGGCAGATGAGGAAGAGGTAGACATCGGGTAG